In the genome of Takifugu rubripes chromosome 18, fTakRub1.2, whole genome shotgun sequence, one region contains:
- the kdm7aa gene encoding lysine-specific demethylase 7A isoform X2: MAAVPLYCVCRQPYDVNRFMIECDICKDWFHGSCVQVEEHHAVDIDVYHCPNCDVVQGPSLMKKRNNWHRHDYTEPDDGSRPVQAGTPVFIKELQSRTFASGEDILRKMEGEQVTPRFLERHSFNYPIKVTETEGLGLKLPPPTFSVLDVERYVGGDKVIDVIDVARQADSKMKLSQFIKYFTAPHRPKVLNLISLEFSDTKMSELVEVPDVAQKMSWVENYWPDDSFFPKPFVQKYCLMGVKDSYTDFHIDFGGTSVWYHVLWGEKVFYLIKPTPTNLALYEAWSSSPNQSEVFFGDKVEKCYKCVVPQGTTLLIPTGWIHAVLTSQDCMAFGGNFLHNLNIGMQLRCYEMERRLKTPDLFKFPYFEAICWYVAKNLLETLKELREDNCPPPPYLVEGVKALIRALRTWLKREVSEPTSEVPDNIRPNHLIKELTKEIRYLEEEPLNGNKPVKSQGSVCAGAPNGFPAPRSPLERLCQARRARRAARRLREQQRHAPKLPSNLDILERHTREVLRRLEVGPLEEDPAFCAKVHGKLNKVSTASAAAAESLDDNRLQLMLVNGRIIRDMRRLGSSTGKTEGEGLQVGPPKSFLDVKLERTHDGQHLHAADGKSKLFHGLERMKTELREDVSGHSSVSDMESDSDSSSEKASSSSSDEDSDSSQEEEEEEEEERVSAQQKGSGHTIELDQGGQKLRHKHKPLKRERPTSPSTAEAIQGMLSMAGLLCSEPERVASSQGPWWPGPDQRSLLEQREAAQHQRHLQGDENPMDSQGNSREAWDNQGLPSPLNRREMDPEMDFQYCEPSMSPPLHPSKRQAPNPPPVSNQATKGKRPKKGMATAKQRLGKILKLSRHSRVFV, translated from the exons ATGGCGGCGGTCCCGCTGTACTGTGTCTGCCGGCAGCCTTACGATGTGAACCGGTTTATGATCGAGTGCGACATCTGTAAAGATTGGTTTCACGGCAG CtgtgtgcaggtggaggagcaTCATGCGGTGGATATCGACGTTTACCACTGTCCCAACTGTGATGTCGTACAAGGACCCTCCCTGA TGAAAAAGCGCAACAACTGGCACAGACACGACTACACTGAGCCGGATGATGGATCCAGGCCGGTGCAGGCCGGCACCCCAGTGTTTATCAAGGAGCTCCAGAGCAGAACCTTTGCCAG CGGAGAGGACATCCTGAGAAAGATGGAGGGTGAGCAGGTGACGCCCAGATTCTTGGAACGGCACAGCTTCAACTACCCTATCAAGGTCACAGAGACGGAAGGCCTGGGACTCAAactcccaccccccaccttctCAGTGCTGGATGTGGAGCGTTACGTCG GTGGCGACAAAGTCATTGATGTGATTGATGTGGCGCGGCAGGCCGACAGCAAGATGAAACTCAGCCAGTTCATCAAGTATTTCACAGCTCCTCATCGACCAAAGGTCCTCAACCTCATCAGCCTGGAGTTCTCCGACACCAA GATGTCTGAGCTGGTGGAGGTGCCCGATGTGGCTCAGAAGATGTCCTGGGTGGAGAACTACTGGCCAGATGACTCCTTCTTCCCTAAACCTTTTGTCCAGAAGTACTGTCTGATGGGAGTCAAGGACAGCTACACCGATTTCCACATAGACTTTGGTGGCACCTCAGTCTGGTACCACGTTCTCTGG GGTGAAAAGGTCTTCTACTTGATCAAGCCCACTCCCACCAACCTTGCACTATACGAGGCATGGAGCTCCTCGCCCAATCAGAGCGAAGTGTTCTTTGGAGACAAAGTGGAGAAATGCTACAAGTGTGTCGTCCCCCAGGGAACCACCCTGCTCATCCCCACAG gctggaTCCATGCTGTTCTCACCTCTCAGGATTGCATGGCATTTGGAGGGAACTTCCTCCACAACCTCAATATTGGCATGCAGCTCAG GTGTTATGAAATGGAACGTCGGCTGAAAACCCCAGACCTCTTTAAGTTTCCCTACTTCGAGGCCATCTGTTGGTATGTGGCCAAGAACCTTTTGGAAACGCTAAAAG AGCTTCGAGAGGACAACTGTCCTCCCCCACCCTACCTGGTGGAGGGTGTCAAGGCTTTAATACGTGCACTGAGGACCTGGTTGAAACGAGAG GTGTCTGAACCAACCAGTGAGGTGCCAGACAACATCAGGCCGAACCATCTCATTAAAGAGCTCACCAAGGAGATCCGCTACCTGGAA GAGGAACCGCTCAATGGAAACAAGCCAGTAAAATCTCAGGGAAGTGTCTGTGCAGGAGCCCCCAACGGCTTCCCCGCCCCCCGCTCTCCGCTGGAGAGGCTGTGTCAGGCCAGGCGGGCGAGACGCGCCGCCAGGCGGCTgagggagcagcagcggcacgCTCCCAAGCTGCCGTCAAACCTGGACATCTTGGAGCGACACACCAGGGAGGTGCtgaggaggctggaggtgggCCCACTGGAGGAG GACCCCGCGTTCTGTGCAAAGGTTCATGGGAAGCTCAACAAAGTGTCCACAGCGTCGGCGGCCGCCGCTGAATCTCTGGACGACAACCGTCTGCAGCTGATGCTGGTTAACGGCCGGATCATCAG AGACATGCGGAGGTTGGGAAGCAGCACGGGAAAGACGGAGGGAGAAGGTTTACAGGTCGGCCCACCAAAGAGTTTCCTGGATGTGAAGCTGGAGAGGACGCACGACGGTCAACATCTGCACGCCGCGGACGGGAAGTCCAAACTCTTCC atGGACTGGAGAGGATGAAGACTGAACTCAGGGAAGACGTCTCAGGACACTCCAGCGTGTCAGACATGGAGTCGGACAGCGACTCTTCCTCGGAG AAAGCGTCTTCGTCTTCCTCTGATGAAGATTCGGACAgttcccaggaggaggaggaggaggaggaggaggagagggtctCCGCCCAGCAGAAGGGCTCAGGGCACACCATCGAGCTGGACCAGGGTGGCCAGAAACtcaggcacaaacacaaaccactCAAACG AGAACGTCCTACCTCGCCCAGCACAGCGGAGGCCATTCAGGGGATGTTGTCCATGGCCGGCCTGCTGTGCTCCGAGCCGGAGAGGGTGGCCTCGTCCCAGGGCCCCTGGTGGCCCGGCCCCGACCAGCGCTCgctgctggagcagagggaggcggcgcAGCACCAGCGCCACCTGCAGGGGGACGAGAATCCCATGGACAGTCAGGGCAACAGCAGGGAGGCCTGGGACAATCAGGGGCTGCCCAGTCCCCTCAACCGGAGGGAGATGGACCCAGAGATGGACTTCCAGTACTGCGAGCCCTCCATGTCCCCGCCCCTGCACCCCTCCAAGAGGCAGGCCCCCAACCCGCCGCCCGTCAGCAATCAGGCCACCAAAG GCAAGCGGCCCAAAAAAGGCATGGCCACAGCCAAGCAGAGGCTGGGGAAGATCCTGAAGCTCAGCAGACACAGCCGCGTCTTCGTGTAG
- the kdm7aa gene encoding lysine-specific demethylase 7A isoform X1 gives MAAVPLYCVCRQPYDVNRFMIECDICKDWFHGSCVQVEEHHAVDIDVYHCPNCDVVQGPSLMKKRNNWHRHDYTEPDDGSRPVQAGTPVFIKELQSRTFASGEDILRKMEGEQVTPRFLERHSFNYPIKVTETEGLGLKLPPPTFSVLDVERYVGGDKVIDVIDVARQADSKMKLSQFIKYFTAPHRPKVLNLISLEFSDTKMSELVEVPDVAQKMSWVENYWPDDSFFPKPFVQKYCLMGVKDSYTDFHIDFGGTSVWYHVLWGEKVFYLIKPTPTNLALYEAWSSSPNQSEVFFGDKVEKCYKCVVPQGTTLLIPTGWIHAVLTSQDCMAFGGNFLHNLNIGMQLRCYEMERRLKTPDLFKFPYFEAICWYVAKNLLETLKELREDNCPPPPYLVEGVKALIRALRTWLKREVSEPTSEVPDNIRPNHLIKELTKEIRYLEEEPLNGNKPVKSQGSVCAGAPNGFPAPRSPLERLCQARRARRAARRLREQQRHAPKLPSNLDILERHTREVLRRLEVGPLEEDPAFCAKVHGKLNKVSTASAAAAESLDDNRLQLMLVNGRIIRDMRRLGSSTGKTEGEGLQVGPPKSFLDVKLERTHDGQHLHAADGKSKLFHGLERMKTELREDVSGHSSVSDMESDSDSSSEQKASSSSSDEDSDSSQEEEEEEEEERVSAQQKGSGHTIELDQGGQKLRHKHKPLKRERPTSPSTAEAIQGMLSMAGLLCSEPERVASSQGPWWPGPDQRSLLEQREAAQHQRHLQGDENPMDSQGNSREAWDNQGLPSPLNRREMDPEMDFQYCEPSMSPPLHPSKRQAPNPPPVSNQATKGKRPKKGMATAKQRLGKILKLSRHSRVFV, from the exons ATGGCGGCGGTCCCGCTGTACTGTGTCTGCCGGCAGCCTTACGATGTGAACCGGTTTATGATCGAGTGCGACATCTGTAAAGATTGGTTTCACGGCAG CtgtgtgcaggtggaggagcaTCATGCGGTGGATATCGACGTTTACCACTGTCCCAACTGTGATGTCGTACAAGGACCCTCCCTGA TGAAAAAGCGCAACAACTGGCACAGACACGACTACACTGAGCCGGATGATGGATCCAGGCCGGTGCAGGCCGGCACCCCAGTGTTTATCAAGGAGCTCCAGAGCAGAACCTTTGCCAG CGGAGAGGACATCCTGAGAAAGATGGAGGGTGAGCAGGTGACGCCCAGATTCTTGGAACGGCACAGCTTCAACTACCCTATCAAGGTCACAGAGACGGAAGGCCTGGGACTCAAactcccaccccccaccttctCAGTGCTGGATGTGGAGCGTTACGTCG GTGGCGACAAAGTCATTGATGTGATTGATGTGGCGCGGCAGGCCGACAGCAAGATGAAACTCAGCCAGTTCATCAAGTATTTCACAGCTCCTCATCGACCAAAGGTCCTCAACCTCATCAGCCTGGAGTTCTCCGACACCAA GATGTCTGAGCTGGTGGAGGTGCCCGATGTGGCTCAGAAGATGTCCTGGGTGGAGAACTACTGGCCAGATGACTCCTTCTTCCCTAAACCTTTTGTCCAGAAGTACTGTCTGATGGGAGTCAAGGACAGCTACACCGATTTCCACATAGACTTTGGTGGCACCTCAGTCTGGTACCACGTTCTCTGG GGTGAAAAGGTCTTCTACTTGATCAAGCCCACTCCCACCAACCTTGCACTATACGAGGCATGGAGCTCCTCGCCCAATCAGAGCGAAGTGTTCTTTGGAGACAAAGTGGAGAAATGCTACAAGTGTGTCGTCCCCCAGGGAACCACCCTGCTCATCCCCACAG gctggaTCCATGCTGTTCTCACCTCTCAGGATTGCATGGCATTTGGAGGGAACTTCCTCCACAACCTCAATATTGGCATGCAGCTCAG GTGTTATGAAATGGAACGTCGGCTGAAAACCCCAGACCTCTTTAAGTTTCCCTACTTCGAGGCCATCTGTTGGTATGTGGCCAAGAACCTTTTGGAAACGCTAAAAG AGCTTCGAGAGGACAACTGTCCTCCCCCACCCTACCTGGTGGAGGGTGTCAAGGCTTTAATACGTGCACTGAGGACCTGGTTGAAACGAGAG GTGTCTGAACCAACCAGTGAGGTGCCAGACAACATCAGGCCGAACCATCTCATTAAAGAGCTCACCAAGGAGATCCGCTACCTGGAA GAGGAACCGCTCAATGGAAACAAGCCAGTAAAATCTCAGGGAAGTGTCTGTGCAGGAGCCCCCAACGGCTTCCCCGCCCCCCGCTCTCCGCTGGAGAGGCTGTGTCAGGCCAGGCGGGCGAGACGCGCCGCCAGGCGGCTgagggagcagcagcggcacgCTCCCAAGCTGCCGTCAAACCTGGACATCTTGGAGCGACACACCAGGGAGGTGCtgaggaggctggaggtgggCCCACTGGAGGAG GACCCCGCGTTCTGTGCAAAGGTTCATGGGAAGCTCAACAAAGTGTCCACAGCGTCGGCGGCCGCCGCTGAATCTCTGGACGACAACCGTCTGCAGCTGATGCTGGTTAACGGCCGGATCATCAG AGACATGCGGAGGTTGGGAAGCAGCACGGGAAAGACGGAGGGAGAAGGTTTACAGGTCGGCCCACCAAAGAGTTTCCTGGATGTGAAGCTGGAGAGGACGCACGACGGTCAACATCTGCACGCCGCGGACGGGAAGTCCAAACTCTTCC atGGACTGGAGAGGATGAAGACTGAACTCAGGGAAGACGTCTCAGGACACTCCAGCGTGTCAGACATGGAGTCGGACAGCGACTCTTCCTCGGAG CAGAAAGCGTCTTCGTCTTCCTCTGATGAAGATTCGGACAgttcccaggaggaggaggaggaggaggaggaggagagggtctCCGCCCAGCAGAAGGGCTCAGGGCACACCATCGAGCTGGACCAGGGTGGCCAGAAACtcaggcacaaacacaaaccactCAAACG AGAACGTCCTACCTCGCCCAGCACAGCGGAGGCCATTCAGGGGATGTTGTCCATGGCCGGCCTGCTGTGCTCCGAGCCGGAGAGGGTGGCCTCGTCCCAGGGCCCCTGGTGGCCCGGCCCCGACCAGCGCTCgctgctggagcagagggaggcggcgcAGCACCAGCGCCACCTGCAGGGGGACGAGAATCCCATGGACAGTCAGGGCAACAGCAGGGAGGCCTGGGACAATCAGGGGCTGCCCAGTCCCCTCAACCGGAGGGAGATGGACCCAGAGATGGACTTCCAGTACTGCGAGCCCTCCATGTCCCCGCCCCTGCACCCCTCCAAGAGGCAGGCCCCCAACCCGCCGCCCGTCAGCAATCAGGCCACCAAAG GCAAGCGGCCCAAAAAAGGCATGGCCACAGCCAAGCAGAGGCTGGGGAAGATCCTGAAGCTCAGCAGACACAGCCGCGTCTTCGTGTAG